A window of Paenibacillus polygoni contains these coding sequences:
- a CDS encoding Ger(x)C family spore germination protein, with amino-acid sequence MKHLRILLFLLVMFLLSGCPKANILEQQSLTLAIGYDAKENHSFQVTATLLESEEHAEDTSHIVTVEAETSKSARRKLNEKLPNEIATGQTRVVLLNKAIFDLKMLNEVYVLSRDPFFGDMIKIAIVDGSTEDLLTHPYEKYKNVGMSLNSLLDHNTKFNWVPELTLHDFTYFRDTNTLDFAIPTLKREGEEIVINSLSLLHGGDIVGEASPKEGFFLKALKGKRTPFLYEAIIKKKDMKKSGMDQYFLTEFNDENTDEVKVVFSIIKNKGKVKLIDEESRTFEASIDMDINIEEISQVYDFKQNKAIIALEKQLDIEVTKDLQSFLDKIRKVNSDIIGFGELYRSHAKDGKFVDEQWGDIFPNTKIQGKAQIDTIRTGIIE; translated from the coding sequence ATGAAGCACCTGCGGATCCTGTTATTCCTACTCGTTATGTTTCTTCTTAGCGGCTGTCCTAAAGCAAATATACTAGAGCAGCAATCCCTTACCCTTGCTATTGGCTATGACGCAAAAGAAAATCATTCTTTTCAAGTAACGGCGACTCTATTAGAGTCGGAGGAGCATGCGGAAGATACCAGTCATATAGTCACGGTAGAAGCGGAGACAAGTAAATCTGCGCGGAGGAAACTCAATGAGAAGCTGCCGAATGAAATTGCAACAGGCCAAACAAGGGTCGTTTTATTAAATAAAGCGATCTTTGATCTAAAAATGTTGAATGAGGTTTATGTTTTAAGTCGGGATCCGTTTTTTGGAGATATGATTAAGATTGCGATCGTAGACGGTTCTACAGAAGATTTGTTAACACACCCGTATGAGAAATATAAGAATGTCGGGATGTCACTTAACAGTTTGCTTGATCATAATACGAAATTTAACTGGGTACCTGAGTTAACGCTTCACGATTTCACATATTTCAGGGACACGAATACATTAGATTTCGCAATCCCAACATTAAAAAGAGAAGGGGAGGAAATTGTAATCAACTCGCTCTCTTTGTTACATGGCGGGGACATCGTAGGAGAAGCATCCCCAAAAGAAGGTTTTTTTCTAAAAGCACTAAAAGGGAAAAGAACACCCTTTCTTTATGAAGCTATCATTAAGAAAAAAGATATGAAAAAAAGCGGAATGGATCAGTATTTCCTGACAGAATTCAATGATGAAAATACAGACGAAGTAAAAGTAGTGTTTAGTATTATTAAAAATAAAGGAAAAGTCAAATTAATAGACGAGGAATCGAGAACATTTGAGGCCTCTATAGATATGGATATTAACATTGAGGAAATATCTCAAGTGTATGATTTTAAACAGAATAAAGCCATTATTGCTTTGGAGAAACAATTAGACATAGAAGTAACTAAAGATCTGCAATCGTTTCTCGATAAGATTCGGAAAGTAAATTCCGATATTATTGGTTTTGGTGAGCTTTACCGAAGTCATGCGAAGGACGGCAAGTTTGTCGACGAGCAGTGGGGAGATATTTTTCCGAATACAAAGATTCAGGGAAAAG
- a CDS encoding GerAB/ArcD/ProY family transporter, whose product MKINVFPPKNMMLHAYLLFFIITNTQVGVGIFTFQRIVYEASMRDAWISVIIAGVVTHLIMWLIVRTLQKYKTADLFGIHYDLYGKWIGMVFNLVYIVYYFLVTFAVMRNYASVVQAWIFPDIPTWVLFILISCLAFYAAMGGIRVIAGICLFSFIATVLTLILFHSSIQHAIWTQLLPVFDSSAWDIMNGAVRMGFSLAGFEIITVVYPFILNKNRVMLHSQLAVLFSNVLYLFIMVISIGYFAPDQLLRSLWPSLNMLKIVEYPYLERLEFIVISVWMLVILSGILLNTWLITRGCKRMWKLNPKPILIAVFFIILLMSFVFHKRLEVKDFMIRLEGSSIFFSFIYPALLCCIVFIVFAWRKKKQRKGGEHT is encoded by the coding sequence ATGAAGATTAATGTCTTTCCACCTAAAAATATGATGCTCCATGCATACCTTCTCTTCTTTATCATAACCAATACCCAGGTGGGGGTAGGGATATTTACTTTCCAGAGAATAGTATATGAAGCTTCCATGCGAGATGCATGGATCTCCGTTATTATTGCTGGGGTTGTTACCCATTTGATCATGTGGCTTATCGTCCGTACATTGCAGAAATATAAAACGGCTGATCTATTTGGCATTCATTACGACCTGTATGGCAAATGGATTGGTATGGTATTTAATTTGGTTTATATCGTGTACTACTTTCTCGTTACCTTTGCGGTGATGAGAAACTATGCTTCTGTAGTTCAGGCTTGGATATTTCCTGATATACCAACTTGGGTGCTGTTCATCTTAATCAGCTGTTTAGCATTTTATGCAGCGATGGGAGGAATAAGAGTCATTGCTGGCATATGTTTGTTTAGTTTTATAGCTACGGTGCTGACTCTCATCCTGTTTCATTCTTCGATACAGCATGCAATATGGACACAGCTGCTTCCTGTGTTTGATTCAAGCGCTTGGGACATAATGAACGGCGCAGTGAGAATGGGATTTAGTCTGGCAGGATTTGAGATTATTACGGTGGTTTATCCGTTTATACTGAATAAGAACCGAGTTATGTTACATTCACAACTCGCAGTTTTATTCAGTAACGTTCTATACCTTTTTATTATGGTTATATCGATCGGGTACTTTGCTCCAGATCAATTATTACGATCTCTCTGGCCGTCCCTAAATATGCTCAAAATCGTCGAGTATCCTTACCTGGAACGGCTGGAGTTTATCGTTATCTCCGTATGGATGTTAGTCATTCTTTCCGGAATCCTGTTAAATACATGGCTGATTACAAGAGGTTGTAAGAGAATGTGGAAGTTAAACCCAAAACCCATTTTAATCGCCGTGTTTTTTATCATTCTATTGATGTCGTTTGTATTCCATAAGCGTCTTGAAGTGAAAGATTTTATGATTCGACTTGAAGGAAGCAGCATCTTTTTTTCTTTTATTTACCCAGCATTGCTTTGTTGCATCGTGTTTATTGTATTTGCATGGCGTAAAAAGAAACAGCGAAAAGGAGGAGAACATACATAA
- a CDS encoding spore germination protein translates to MSDYSKQIEKQLKTLLNESEGLITKPVGDKIAICFMSGMVDCEQINQNVIGKIIEKTHYEDIDSVSDQIAIGDCKKFEQMSDAIKNLLSGYALVFMEGSREGILVSVANIPARSPANAENETTIYGPMMAFTESMGKNIALLRSYITSPKLIQEEIQLNTETNTVATMLYIQSPDVLPFIETIRKRIERRKVAGFFGSPLLLKLLTDNKYSLFPEMSLTERPDLTSRALLKGKVVVLMEGNSQVIIGPTTFFDFFYSVEDRYNTWGIGTFTRLLRAIAFIFSIFLTPMYVAALTYHYEVIPVPLLEPLISTRIRVPFPPLLEALLMETSIELLREAGARLPTKVGQTMGIVGGIVIGQAAVQAGFTSNTLVMLVALAALGSFTTPNYMMGSTIRFVRFPMLIAAGALGLIGIAFFAIFLLIHLLKMTSYGKPYLYPLYPPDTKGMLNATLITNSTQFAYQTDLTKRNDSSWRSKWMKKLKSDNDD, encoded by the coding sequence ATGTCAGATTATAGCAAGCAGATCGAAAAACAACTGAAGACGTTATTAAACGAAAGTGAAGGACTGATTACAAAGCCAGTCGGTGACAAAATCGCTATTTGTTTTATGTCTGGTATGGTGGACTGTGAGCAGATCAATCAGAATGTCATTGGAAAAATTATAGAGAAAACTCATTATGAGGACATTGATTCTGTTTCAGATCAGATTGCCATCGGCGATTGTAAAAAGTTTGAGCAAATGTCAGATGCAATCAAGAATCTGCTAAGCGGTTATGCTCTTGTTTTCATGGAAGGGAGCAGAGAAGGGATTCTTGTGAGTGTAGCTAATATTCCTGCTCGTTCACCGGCCAACGCTGAGAATGAAACCACCATTTATGGACCAATGATGGCATTTACCGAGTCCATGGGGAAAAATATTGCACTACTTCGTTCCTACATTACAAGTCCGAAGTTAATTCAAGAAGAAATTCAGTTAAATACAGAAACCAACACGGTAGCAACGATGCTTTATATCCAATCACCCGATGTCCTTCCGTTTATTGAGACGATCCGAAAGCGGATCGAAAGGCGGAAAGTAGCAGGTTTTTTTGGAAGTCCGTTATTACTGAAGCTTTTAACGGATAATAAATATTCACTTTTTCCAGAAATGTCATTAACCGAACGACCAGACCTTACCTCGCGCGCCTTATTAAAGGGGAAGGTTGTTGTCTTAATGGAAGGGAACTCTCAAGTTATTATTGGTCCTACCACATTTTTTGATTTCTTCTACTCGGTAGAAGATCGGTACAATACGTGGGGAATCGGAACATTCACTCGCTTATTAAGAGCGATTGCTTTTATTTTCTCGATTTTCCTCACACCGATGTATGTAGCTGCCTTAACATATCATTATGAAGTGATTCCTGTACCCTTGTTAGAGCCGCTAATCAGTACGAGAATAAGGGTTCCGTTTCCGCCGCTCTTAGAAGCATTGCTTATGGAAACATCCATTGAATTATTAAGAGAAGCAGGGGCGCGTCTGCCGACAAAAGTGGGACAAACCATGGGTATCGTAGGTGGTATCGTTATTGGTCAAGCTGCCGTTCAAGCAGGATTTACAAGCAATACACTCGTCATGCTCGTTGCCCTTGCCGCACTTGGTTCTTTTACGACACCAAACTATATGATGGGTTCTACCATTCGTTTTGTACGATTCCCAATGCTGATCGCTGCCGGGGCTTTAGGGTTAATAGGCATTGCTTTCTTTGCTATCTTCTTGTTGATTCATTTGCTGAAAATGACAAGTTATGGTAAACCATACCTGTATCCTCTCTATCCACCGGATACCAAAGGGATGCTTAATGCCACATTGATTACAAATTCTACACAGTTTGCATATCAAACGGATTTAACGAAAAGGAATGATTCTTCTTGGAGATCCAAATGGATGAAGAAGTTGAAATCTGACAATGATGATTGA
- a CDS encoding ABC transporter ATP-binding protein — MLILEAKKLNKTYVNSQGFRQSVLQDIHLQIWSGEFVAIMGPSGSGKSTLLYSISGMDKISSGSVIFEGQEIADRSEEELAEVRLTKMGFIFQQMHLLKNLNIRDNIILSAYRAKKLSRNTINKRADKLMSRTGILSLADRDITQVSGGQLQRAAICRALINEPLMVIGDEPTGALNSKSAGEIMEILNEINQEGTTILLATHDSKVAANAERILYMLDGKITAQLHLGQYNKVNGILKNREEQIIAWLYQLGF, encoded by the coding sequence ATGCTTATATTAGAAGCAAAGAAGCTAAACAAAACTTATGTAAATAGCCAAGGTTTTCGGCAATCCGTGTTACAAGATATTCACTTGCAGATTTGGTCTGGTGAGTTTGTTGCAATCATGGGTCCTTCCGGTTCTGGTAAATCAACCTTGCTTTATTCGATCAGCGGTATGGATAAAATAAGTTCGGGAAGTGTTATCTTTGAAGGGCAAGAAATTGCTGATCGGTCTGAGGAGGAATTGGCAGAAGTAAGGCTTACGAAGATGGGATTTATTTTTCAGCAGATGCACCTGCTAAAAAACTTGAATATTCGTGACAATATCATTTTGTCTGCATATCGTGCAAAGAAACTCAGCCGTAATACGATTAATAAAAGAGCTGATAAGTTAATGAGTAGAACAGGTATCTTATCTCTTGCAGATCGTGATATCACCCAGGTATCGGGTGGGCAATTACAGAGGGCTGCGATCTGCCGCGCACTTATCAATGAACCACTGATGGTGATCGGTGATGAGCCGACAGGTGCACTGAACTCTAAGTCTGCGGGCGAAATCATGGAGATTTTGAATGAGATAAATCAAGAAGGAACGACTATATTGCTTGCAACACATGATTCAAAAGTTGCGGCTAACGCGGAACGAATACTTTATATGCTGGATGGAAAGATAACTGCACAGCTGCACCTGGGCCAATATAATAAAGTGAATGGTATTTTGAAAAACCGGGAAGAACAAATCATAGCTTGGTTATATCAATTGGGATTTTAA
- a CDS encoding ABC transporter permease gives MPIYYMQQKNLKLGDMVLIQTERFKREFTIVDFVRDAQMNSAMVSSKRFVISREDFAVLKENGGDIEYLIEFRLTDLSKLSDFSSNYFSSNMPNKGPAIDYSLITLLNALTDGMIAIVIIIVSLLLMVIALLCLRLTIAATMEEDYQEIGVMKAIGLPTLDIKRIYLAKYIVISALATLCGYLLSLLTMNLVTANISLYLGAVTRSLISYVIPFLAVGLTFCIVVFSCRAMLRKLNRISAVESLRSSISMKSKNPIGRVQLSRYKYVGVNVFLGIEDIFRRITLYTLLFFVYALNVFIIMVPLGLLHTLQMPSFISYLGVGQSDIRIDLPQSANTLQPFSQITTALNNDPDIEKFSPLITSRYKIQKDEGIWESVNVETGDFTIFPLSYMSGSAPKGTHELVLSALLAKDLNKKVNDTLVIKIGEGQMKMRVSGIYQDITNGGRTAKAQIPYDSKNVIWHVIALDVKPDVSVDEKVDQFTEAFYPAKITHLKSYLTQTLGNTIRQLQVVTIFAIVISLSITVLVTSLFLKMLLAKEATQLAMLRSLGFTIRDIQIQFLIRMLFLGGMGIIIGTVGTVTIGQGLVHAAGSFMGAPKINLEFNPFLTYVLYPLFFLAMISMTSLLNTRAQNKHSIAEQIAK, from the coding sequence GTGCCTATTTATTACATGCAGCAGAAGAACCTCAAACTTGGAGATATGGTCCTCATTCAAACAGAGCGTTTCAAACGAGAGTTTACAATTGTTGATTTTGTTCGTGATGCACAAATGAACTCCGCTATGGTCAGTTCAAAGCGTTTTGTCATAAGTAGAGAGGATTTTGCTGTACTTAAAGAAAATGGGGGAGATATAGAATACCTCATTGAATTTCGACTAACCGATCTTAGTAAACTGAGCGATTTTAGTAGTAACTACTTCTCATCCAATATGCCAAATAAGGGTCCTGCCATTGATTATTCATTAATCACTTTGTTGAACGCACTTACCGATGGAATGATAGCTATTGTCATTATTATTGTAAGTCTTCTATTAATGGTTATCGCTTTACTTTGCTTAAGACTTACCATTGCCGCAACGATGGAGGAGGATTATCAAGAGATTGGCGTCATGAAAGCTATAGGTCTACCTACCCTCGATATCAAACGAATCTATCTTGCAAAATATATTGTGATCTCCGCACTAGCAACGTTATGTGGGTATTTACTATCCTTATTAACCATGAATTTAGTCACCGCTAATATTAGCCTGTATTTAGGCGCAGTCACGAGAAGCTTGATTTCTTATGTCATTCCTTTTTTGGCTGTTGGTCTAACTTTCTGTATTGTTGTCTTTTCTTGCAGAGCCATGCTTAGAAAATTAAATCGAATATCAGCAGTAGAGTCCCTGAGGTCAAGTATTTCTATGAAGTCAAAAAATCCGATCGGAAGAGTACAGCTTAGCAGATATAAATATGTAGGAGTAAACGTTTTCCTCGGAATAGAGGATATCTTCAGACGAATCACCCTGTATACATTACTGTTTTTCGTTTATGCATTGAATGTATTTATTATTATGGTGCCGCTAGGTTTGTTGCATACGCTACAGATGCCTAGCTTCATTTCTTATTTAGGGGTAGGGCAGAGTGATATCCGTATTGACTTGCCGCAATCAGCCAACACTCTGCAACCATTTTCACAGATAACAACCGCGTTAAATAATGATCCCGACATAGAAAAATTCTCTCCACTAATCACCTCCCGCTATAAGATACAGAAAGATGAAGGGATTTGGGAGAGTGTAAACGTGGAAACAGGTGACTTTACGATTTTTCCTTTGTCTTATATGAGCGGATCAGCTCCAAAAGGGACTCATGAACTTGTGCTTTCTGCTCTTCTGGCTAAGGACTTGAACAAAAAGGTGAATGACACGCTTGTTATAAAAATAGGCGAGGGTCAAATGAAAATGAGGGTTAGTGGAATTTATCAAGATATAACGAATGGGGGTCGAACCGCGAAAGCACAAATACCTTATGATTCAAAAAATGTGATATGGCATGTCATCGCCTTAGATGTTAAACCAGATGTTTCCGTGGACGAGAAAGTAGATCAATTCACAGAAGCCTTTTATCCGGCGAAAATAACTCACCTAAAAAGCTACCTCACACAAACCTTAGGCAATACAATTAGACAACTCCAGGTTGTCACTATTTTTGCAATTGTTATTTCTTTGTCTATTACGGTTCTCGTTACGTCTTTATTTTTAAAAATGCTGTTAGCAAAGGAAGCGACTCAACTCGCGATGCTGAGAAGTCTCGGTTTTACAATCCGGGATATCCAAATTCAGTTTTTAATAAGAATGCTTTTCCTAGGAGGAATGGGGATTATTATTGGAACAGTAGGTACGGTTACTATTGGGCAGGGGCTTGTTCATGCAGCAGGTTCATTTATGGGGGCTCCAAAAATTAATTTAGAATTTAATCCATTCCTCACCTATGTTCTTTATCCGCTTTTTTTCTTAGCTATGATATCAATGACAAGTTTATTGAACACTCGCGCACAGAACAAACACAGTATTGCTGAACAAATTGCCAAGTGA
- a CDS encoding MFS transporter, with protein sequence MVLWAGEWISSIGSGMTAFVLGVYVYQMTGTASSVAMVTLCAFLPIIILGPVGGVFADRFDRRLMMIIGDLFSAFGLLFILIVMLLGEPALWQICIGVMFSSMFVSLLEPAYKATITDLLTEELFAKASGLVQLAGASKYLLSPIIAGILLTIMDVSKILVIDIATFFITLFAVFFVKRNLRVIQKTRMKVTFVKDLKDGWDILIASQGVLQITIILSIVTFYMGLLQTLFTPMLLPYMNSRTLGTIMSLSASGMLIGSLIIGIFNIKRNYITVLTIGLGFAGIFFSLLGISTNIFFLSVSGFIFFAALPFINTSADVMIRRKISSEAQGRAWGMIGILSQLGYVASYALAGTLADFVFNPLLREGGPLVPALGNIIGTGEGRGTGLLFIICGFLIVILSLIIPHMKSIRALENM encoded by the coding sequence ATGGTACTGTGGGCTGGAGAATGGATATCCAGTATTGGCAGCGGTATGACAGCATTTGTGCTCGGTGTATATGTATACCAGATGACAGGAACGGCTAGTAGTGTGGCAATGGTCACGTTATGTGCTTTTCTCCCCATCATTATCCTTGGACCTGTTGGCGGAGTATTTGCAGATCGATTTGATCGACGTCTAATGATGATTATTGGCGATTTATTTTCTGCGTTTGGCCTACTATTTATACTTATCGTGATGTTGCTGGGTGAACCGGCGCTGTGGCAAATATGTATTGGAGTGATGTTTAGCTCCATGTTTGTCTCCTTGCTAGAACCTGCTTACAAAGCTACGATAACGGACCTACTAACGGAAGAACTGTTTGCTAAAGCTAGTGGACTTGTACAACTCGCCGGCGCCTCTAAATATCTTCTCTCCCCCATTATTGCCGGAATACTCCTCACAATTATGGATGTTAGCAAAATACTCGTCATCGACATTGCTACCTTTTTCATTACCCTCTTTGCTGTGTTCTTTGTAAAAAGAAATCTGCGTGTAATACAAAAAACGAGAATGAAAGTAACGTTTGTCAAAGACCTGAAAGATGGCTGGGATATCCTTATAGCTTCGCAAGGTGTTCTGCAGATTACGATCATTCTTTCCATTGTTACTTTTTATATGGGCCTTCTCCAGACACTATTTACTCCGATGCTCCTGCCTTATATGAATTCCAGAACCCTTGGTACCATTATGTCTCTAAGCGCATCCGGTATGCTGATCGGCAGCCTGATTATAGGTATATTTAATATAAAAAGAAACTACATCACTGTGCTAACCATAGGTCTTGGTTTTGCTGGCATCTTCTTTTCCCTATTAGGAATATCAACGAATATTTTCTTTCTATCCGTGTCCGGATTTATATTTTTTGCTGCGCTTCCTTTTATTAATACAAGTGCCGATGTGATGATTCGCAGAAAAATCTCTAGTGAAGCACAGGGAAGAGCATGGGGCATGATCGGAATACTTTCCCAGCTTGGTTATGTAGCGTCGTATGCACTTGCTGGAACTCTGGCGGACTTTGTATTTAATCCATTATTACGTGAAGGAGGACCCCTTGTTCCTGCTTTGGGTAATATTATTGGGACCGGGGAGGGACGAGGTACAGGATTATTGTTCATCATCTGCGGGTTCCTCATTGTGATCCTTTCTCTTATTATTCCACATATGAAATCGATCCGAGCACTAGAGAATATGTAG
- a CDS encoding TetR/AcrR family transcriptional regulator — MRVTKDPEDRRNEILDTAEQLFFTKGYSKTTVNDMLQAIGIAKGTFYYYFTSKEEVMDAVVMRFIETGVIAAKKIATNEELTVHEKLLQIIMAQKPNTPSKRQMIEEFHEPDNAQIHQKSLTETILQLTPILTEVIEQGIEQKLFSTPYPRESIEFLLSSSQFLFDEGIFKWTPEEMVQKIQAFIYIMESTLGAERGSFSYVSQMFE; from the coding sequence ATGAGAGTCACAAAGGATCCGGAAGACCGTAGAAATGAAATCTTGGATACAGCTGAACAACTGTTTTTCACCAAAGGATACAGCAAAACTACCGTGAATGATATGTTGCAGGCTATTGGTATCGCCAAAGGTACATTTTATTATTACTTTACATCAAAGGAAGAAGTGATGGATGCGGTTGTGATGCGGTTTATCGAGACGGGAGTTATAGCTGCCAAGAAAATTGCGACGAATGAGGAGCTCACTGTCCACGAAAAATTGCTCCAGATCATTATGGCGCAAAAGCCAAATACCCCGAGCAAAAGGCAGATGATTGAAGAGTTTCATGAACCTGATAATGCACAGATCCATCAGAAAAGTCTCACGGAAACCATATTGCAATTAACACCTATTTTGACCGAAGTGATTGAGCAGGGAATCGAGCAAAAACTCTTTAGCACCCCTTATCCTCGTGAATCAATAGAGTTTCTGCTTAGTTCATCCCAGTTTTTGTTTGATGAAGGAATATTCAAATGGACACCTGAAGAAATGGTACAAAAGATCCAGGCTTTTATATATATTATGGAGTCGACACTAGGGGCAGAGAGAGGAAGTTTTTCTTATGTGTCCCAAATGTTTGAATAG
- a CDS encoding ferritin-like domain-containing protein encodes MYYNTYYPVRYCSVTPTSYYPSYDPYGQMRQEMTTYKSLEEALALIKKAVSGEREDELFYDYLISEAPSQEEKEVIESIRNDERKHNQMFRRIYQDLTGQTITTPTDVDFEKPNSYIEGVKKALFGELSAVERYRNIRAGMSNQYYRDMVYEIITDEQKHADKYNYLLNLYLSKMMKK; translated from the coding sequence ATGTATTACAATACGTATTATCCAGTAAGATATTGTTCAGTTACTCCAACTTCTTATTATCCTTCTTATGATCCATACGGGCAGATGCGTCAGGAAATGACTACTTATAAATCACTGGAAGAAGCGCTGGCTTTAATTAAAAAAGCGGTTAGCGGCGAACGTGAGGATGAGCTGTTTTACGATTACTTAATTTCAGAAGCGCCGTCCCAGGAAGAAAAAGAAGTCATTGAGAGTATTCGCAATGACGAGCGTAAGCATAATCAAATGTTCCGAAGAATCTATCAGGACCTTACAGGACAAACCATCACTACTCCAACTGATGTTGATTTCGAGAAACCAAATTCTTATATAGAAGGAGTAAAAAAAGCGCTGTTCGGAGAGCTTTCCGCAGTCGAACGCTACCGGAATATCAGAGCGGGAATGTCTAATCAGTATTATCGAGATATGGTTTATGAAATTATCACGGATGAACAAAAACATGCAGATAAATATAATTATCTCCTGAATTTGTATCTTAGTAAAATGATGAAAAAGTAA
- a CDS encoding ABC transporter ATP-binding protein, which produces MTVAGFIGKLFRYNPFLFLINGVLWCVFHSLPLAIGIGMQWFFDRATAASSNDYMWLAVPLIFIAVVRFIRVGTFFTAFYQWITYIFHIQAILRTNMLSGIMRWPGRNLPASPGEAMTRFRDDVDETVEYVESWVDFWGKLVFSVVSISIMASINWKIMLVAVLPLVLVTFLNNLSGNRARRYGQKNKEATGRITSFIAESFGAVQALKLGQAEDHVHDRFTKLNEDRRQAALKDNLFKQWMKSLNQHVISICTGLILLMCASEMQAGRFTVGDFALFTTYLANIGYSISLFGYMVFQHKRLKISFDRMRTLFRLGEEDRIIESRKIYLNEEPPELPIIHREPNEQLRVLEVNRLTYHYPNSDKGISDINFRLERGKFIVITGRIGAGKSTLVRTLLGLLPKQGGTVRWNGEEVDPATFLMPPRAAYTPQVPRLFSDTLKENIVQGKRSSVDESLNKAIRLAVMEKDITHLDQGLETFVGPRGVMLSGGQIQRAATARMIMTGADLFIFDDLSSALDVETEQLVWDGLFKEKNVTCIAVSHRKAALTKADHIIVMKDGRIEAEGSLNKLLEENEEMQLLWQGEQVPARV; this is translated from the coding sequence ATGACGGTAGCTGGATTTATAGGAAAATTATTTCGGTATAATCCCTTTTTATTCTTAATTAATGGAGTATTATGGTGTGTATTTCACTCTTTACCTCTTGCTATCGGCATTGGCATGCAGTGGTTCTTTGATCGGGCAACCGCTGCAAGTTCAAATGACTATATGTGGCTTGCGGTTCCGCTGATCTTTATTGCGGTGGTAAGATTCATCAGAGTAGGTACTTTCTTTACCGCATTCTATCAATGGATCACCTATATCTTTCATATTCAAGCGATACTTCGTACAAATATGCTCTCAGGCATAATGCGCTGGCCTGGTCGAAATTTACCTGCATCACCAGGCGAAGCGATGACTCGTTTTCGAGATGATGTGGATGAGACTGTAGAGTATGTAGAGTCATGGGTAGATTTTTGGGGGAAACTTGTTTTTTCGGTCGTATCGATCAGCATTATGGCGAGTATCAACTGGAAGATCATGCTGGTGGCAGTCTTACCTCTTGTACTCGTTACTTTCCTTAATAATTTGTCAGGGAATCGAGCCCGCAGATATGGACAGAAAAACAAAGAGGCAACTGGGCGCATTACCAGTTTTATTGCAGAATCCTTTGGTGCTGTGCAAGCACTGAAGTTAGGTCAGGCCGAAGATCATGTTCATGATCGCTTTACCAAATTGAATGAAGATCGCCGTCAGGCGGCGCTGAAAGATAATCTGTTTAAGCAGTGGATGAAATCACTCAATCAACATGTAATCAGCATATGTACGGGTCTCATTCTTCTTATGTGCGCTTCTGAAATGCAGGCAGGCCGATTTACGGTTGGAGATTTTGCTTTATTCACCACATATCTGGCTAATATCGGGTACAGTATTTCGCTATTCGGGTACATGGTTTTTCAACATAAGCGCCTTAAAATATCGTTTGACCGAATGCGTACTTTGTTTCGTCTTGGTGAAGAAGATCGAATCATTGAATCACGAAAAATCTATTTGAATGAGGAACCTCCTGAGCTACCTATCATTCATAGAGAGCCGAATGAACAGCTGAGAGTCCTCGAGGTAAACCGTTTAACCTACCATTATCCGAATTCAGATAAAGGAATTTCAGATATTAATTTTCGTCTTGAACGAGGGAAGTTTATTGTCATCACAGGCCGAATTGGTGCTGGTAAATCTACGCTTGTTCGCACGCTGCTTGGACTTCTTCCGAAGCAAGGGGGCACGGTCCGCTGGAATGGTGAGGAAGTCGATCCTGCCACTTTCTTAATGCCTCCACGAGCCGCATATACACCGCAGGTTCCTCGCTTATTCAGTGATACTCTAAAAGAGAATATTGTCCAAGGAAAGAGATCGAGTGTAGATGAGTCTTTAAATAAAGCCATTCGTCTTGCTGTTATGGAGAAAGACATTACCCATTTAGATCAAGGGCTCGAGACTTTTGTGGGACCTCGAGGGGTCATGTTATCTGGCGGGCAAATTCAGCGAGCAGCAACGGCACGTATGATCATGACGGGAGCGGATTTGTTCATATTTGATGATCTATCGAGCGCACTGGATGTAGAGACAGAGCAGCTAGTATGGGATGGATTATTTAAAGAGAAGAATGTAACCTGCATTGCCGTATCTCACCGTAAAGCAGCACTTACTAAAGCGGACCATATTATTGTAATGAAGGACGGGCGAATTGAAGCAGAAGGCAGTCTAAATAAGCTGCTTGAAGAAAATGAAGAAATGCAGCTATTATGGCAGGGAGAACAGGTGCCGGCCAGAGTTTAA